Proteins from a single region of Thiomicrorhabdus sp. Kp2:
- the trxC gene encoding thioredoxin TrxC, giving the protein MIIMCPHCAGLNRVPDEKLSTQATCGKCKGELFPGKPIEMNGQQFTRALQKTDQPLVVDFWAPWCGPCQGFAPTFAQAASQFEPRARFVKINTENEQQIAAQFGIRSIPTLAIFQSGKELTRMAGAMDYGNFSQWLEQNLPN; this is encoded by the coding sequence ATGATTATTATGTGTCCACACTGCGCGGGTCTTAACCGTGTACCAGATGAGAAGCTATCAACTCAAGCCACTTGCGGTAAATGCAAAGGGGAGCTTTTCCCTGGCAAACCGATAGAGATGAATGGCCAACAATTTACCCGAGCTTTACAGAAAACTGATCAACCTTTAGTGGTTGATTTTTGGGCACCGTGGTGTGGGCCTTGCCAAGGCTTCGCCCCCACGTTTGCTCAAGCCGCTTCACAATTTGAGCCTAGAGCGCGGTTTGTTAAAATTAACACTGAGAATGAGCAACAAATTGCGGCTCAGTTTGGGATTCGCTCGATTCCAACCTTAGCGATTTTCCAGTCGGGTAAAGAGTTAACAAGAATGGCTGGCGCAATGGATTATGGTAACTTTAGCCAATGGCTTGAACAGAACCTACCCAATTAA
- a CDS encoding dynamin family protein, translating into MLPKERYLKLEQHLQEENPVLIDIINNYRELDKIGYKTGLLKKDQSYATQISWWPLISILGTFSAGKSTFINSYTGKKIQTTGNQAVDDKFTVLCYGSGEEATTLPGLALDSDPRFPFFGISKEIEKVETGEGSRIDTYLQLKTTNANILKGKILIDSPGFDADSQRDSTLRITNHIINMSDLVLVFFDARHPEPGAMRDTLEHLVATTIGRKDSDKILYILNQIDTAAKEDNPEEVIGSWQRAISSQGLVGGNFYSIYNEDSATEFTDPAQQERFKRKKDMDIARIHSRIDKVSIERTYRIAHAMENIIEEMHTQKIPLIQKAIQSWRKKVIATDSVVFGALLIAIFYGLQFFGYFDIAMSDWPLIKFMQQSIYYSAGVAVIGLILILSIHGYIRAKFAGWDANRIEKTDRQLANALKHNTRFWRSLFPSEPRGWTKRNRLKLAHIVNASKKAIQKLNDQFANPSGKTDGQKTEAKAIKDSVIEEENSLNPFKKEASDKNEESGVVISER; encoded by the coding sequence ATGTTACCTAAAGAACGTTATCTAAAATTAGAACAACACTTGCAAGAAGAGAATCCTGTTCTTATTGATATTATCAATAACTATCGCGAACTCGATAAAATCGGCTATAAGACAGGCCTACTCAAGAAAGACCAGTCTTATGCCACACAAATTTCTTGGTGGCCGCTCATCTCTATTTTGGGAACTTTCTCTGCGGGCAAATCTACTTTTATAAATAGCTATACAGGCAAAAAGATACAAACTACTGGCAATCAGGCGGTTGATGATAAATTCACCGTGCTTTGTTATGGCAGTGGTGAAGAGGCAACCACTCTTCCAGGCCTGGCACTGGATTCGGATCCAAGATTTCCCTTCTTTGGAATCAGTAAAGAAATTGAAAAAGTAGAAACAGGTGAAGGCAGCCGTATAGACACTTATCTTCAGCTAAAAACCACTAATGCGAACATTTTAAAAGGCAAAATCTTAATTGACTCTCCAGGTTTTGATGCCGATTCGCAACGTGACTCCACTTTACGTATAACCAATCACATTATAAATATGTCTGATTTGGTATTGGTTTTCTTTGATGCTCGCCACCCTGAACCAGGAGCGATGCGTGACACCTTAGAACACCTAGTTGCCACGACCATTGGGCGAAAAGACTCAGATAAAATTCTCTACATTCTTAACCAAATTGACACCGCTGCAAAAGAAGATAACCCTGAAGAAGTCATTGGCTCATGGCAACGTGCTATTTCAAGTCAGGGTTTGGTGGGTGGTAATTTCTACAGTATTTATAATGAAGACTCTGCCACTGAATTTACCGACCCTGCACAACAAGAACGCTTTAAACGTAAAAAAGACATGGATATTGCTCGCATTCATTCTCGCATCGATAAAGTGAGCATTGAACGAACCTACCGTATTGCTCATGCAATGGAAAACATTATTGAAGAAATGCATACACAAAAAATCCCTCTGATTCAAAAAGCGATTCAGTCATGGCGTAAAAAGGTCATTGCTACAGATAGTGTGGTTTTTGGTGCTCTTTTAATCGCAATTTTCTATGGTTTACAGTTTTTTGGTTACTTTGATATCGCCATGTCCGACTGGCCTCTAATCAAGTTCATGCAACAGTCGATATACTACAGTGCTGGAGTGGCCGTAATAGGGTTAATACTCATACTATCCATTCATGGGTACATCCGGGCTAAATTTGCTGGATGGGATGCCAATCGAATTGAAAAAACCGACCGGCAACTTGCTAATGCTCTCAAGCACAATACCCGCTTCTGGCGCAGCTTGTTTCCCTCAGAACCACGGGGTTGGACAAAACGCAATCGACTAAAATTAGCCCATATTGTCAATGCCAGTAAAAAGGCCATCCAAAAACTCAATGATCAGTTTGCCAATCCATCAGGAAAAACGGATGGGCAAAAAACGGAAGCTAAAGCGATTAAGGACTCAGTAATAGAAGAGGAAAATTCATTAAACCCGTTTAAAAAAGAGGCTTCAGATAAAAATGAAGAGTCGGGAGTTGTAATATCTGAAAGATAG
- a CDS encoding VWA domain-containing protein: MIEAFLNDALMWRAPIWLWGLLLPVLVWFIQRLLRNRQKQSYADAQLWPWVSAQPSISQVSMKPTRPGNSKSPLSRLLNLIAKPCKVLNASRLLALAWLCFVIALAGPRSLDSQFDSQIRSGVDVMIDFDLSDSMTAEDVKPNRFLFAKSIAQTLVAELKSSDRVALNVFAYQPHTVLPLTYDKQAFNHALNLIEPGMLPTKGSWLDLALIGALNTLTQTGRAAKILVVFTDGAQPFWKPMELPKAVQELDVAVSQKQSDTGVKVIFVGVGNTRPAPIPDTTHASGHLHVNGLLVQSRLEESQLLKLAQQTEGVYLRASAEQVFMQKLLAEIEQSASSYQDKRAKQVWLSYAHPFMVAGIISLLLAFYAWQIALGVLALPKKQLNKLKDSATISSVLLMLIAPAVMVGCLSLWPQTATAQEANIKLHEAYSAFSEGAYELAETLYDANPNYQGWFGAGASAYKSDDLEAAVLYFRQAAWQAPSDVERAKALYNLGNSYYQANLLPQAIESYQQAMIYQSPYLKAQNNLQLAQQRHQLEIQAKQSKSKSEEQDQGKGSKGDNSGAFYGGQKTGDSDSKEPGFGADGDAFGGNKSGKLLKIPDVDNLTDFRLNPSIAKLRLNTVIGQTGGNKVLQAQMNQQRAEQFEHELQQLQDNQKQLLKRLFEREEGFHAAQEKAHSIPGAQPW, encoded by the coding sequence ATGATTGAAGCTTTTTTAAATGATGCTTTAATGTGGCGCGCTCCCATCTGGCTTTGGGGGCTTTTATTACCTGTTTTGGTTTGGTTTATTCAGCGTTTGTTACGCAACCGCCAAAAACAGAGTTATGCCGATGCACAATTATGGCCTTGGGTAAGTGCTCAGCCGTCAATTAGCCAGGTTTCAATGAAACCTACCAGGCCTGGTAACTCAAAATCGCCTTTGAGCAGGCTGCTAAACTTGATAGCTAAGCCCTGTAAGGTGTTGAATGCAAGCCGCCTATTGGCATTAGCTTGGCTCTGTTTTGTGATTGCTTTAGCAGGCCCACGAAGTTTAGACAGTCAGTTTGACTCTCAAATACGGAGCGGTGTGGATGTAATGATTGATTTTGATCTATCTGATTCCATGACGGCCGAGGATGTTAAACCTAACCGTTTTCTGTTTGCTAAGTCGATTGCCCAAACCTTGGTTGCCGAACTTAAAAGCAGTGACCGAGTGGCCTTAAATGTTTTTGCCTATCAACCCCATACTGTTTTGCCTTTAACTTATGATAAACAGGCCTTTAATCATGCATTAAATTTGATAGAGCCTGGAATGTTGCCAACAAAGGGAAGTTGGTTAGATTTGGCTTTAATTGGCGCATTAAACACCTTAACCCAAACAGGACGAGCTGCAAAAATATTGGTGGTGTTTACCGATGGCGCGCAACCTTTTTGGAAACCAATGGAATTACCCAAAGCGGTTCAAGAGCTCGATGTGGCTGTTTCGCAAAAACAGAGCGATACGGGTGTAAAGGTGATTTTTGTTGGGGTGGGTAATACACGTCCTGCACCGATTCCTGATACAACACACGCTTCTGGTCATTTACATGTAAATGGTCTATTGGTGCAGAGCCGTTTAGAAGAGAGTCAGTTGCTTAAACTTGCACAGCAAACAGAAGGCGTTTATTTACGTGCCAGTGCTGAGCAAGTGTTTATGCAAAAGTTGTTAGCCGAAATTGAACAGAGTGCCTCAAGTTACCAAGATAAGCGAGCTAAGCAAGTTTGGCTGAGTTATGCCCACCCGTTTATGGTGGCTGGCATAATCAGTTTATTACTGGCCTTTTATGCTTGGCAAATTGCTTTAGGTGTATTGGCATTACCTAAAAAACAATTAAATAAGTTAAAAGATTCAGCCACCATTAGTAGCGTGCTTTTAATGCTGATTGCGCCTGCGGTTATGGTTGGCTGTTTATCGCTGTGGCCTCAAACGGCTACGGCACAAGAGGCTAATATTAAACTGCATGAGGCTTATAGCGCTTTTAGTGAGGGTGCGTATGAGTTGGCCGAAACCTTATATGATGCTAACCCCAATTACCAAGGTTGGTTTGGTGCTGGGGCATCAGCTTACAAGTCGGATGATTTAGAAGCCGCCGTTTTGTATTTTAGACAAGCCGCTTGGCAAGCTCCGTCTGATGTTGAACGCGCTAAGGCGCTCTATAACTTAGGCAATAGTTACTATCAAGCCAACTTACTGCCGCAGGCGATTGAGTCTTATCAGCAAGCGATGATTTATCAATCTCCTTATTTAAAAGCCCAAAATAATCTTCAGTTGGCTCAACAGCGTCATCAATTAGAAATACAGGCCAAGCAGAGTAAGTCAAAGTCAGAAGAGCAAGATCAGGGCAAAGGTTCAAAAGGTGATAATTCAGGGGCATTTTATGGTGGACAAAAAACAGGCGATTCAGACTCTAAAGAACCAGGTTTTGGTGCTGATGGCGATGCTTTTGGCGGGAATAAAAGTGGTAAATTATTAAAAATACCCGATGTGGATAATTTAACTGATTTTCGTTTAAACCCGAGTATTGCCAAGTTGCGATTAAATACGGTTATAGGACAAACAGGTGGCAATAAGGTTTTGCAGGCGCAAATGAATCAACAACGAGCAGAGCAATTTGAACATGAATTACAGCAGTTGCAAGATAATCAAAAACAGCTGTTAAAAAGACTTTTTGAGCGTGAAGAAGGTTTTCATGCGGCCCAAGAAAAGGCGCACTCTATTCCTGGAGCTCAGCCATGGTAA
- a CDS encoding VWA domain-containing protein: MDAWLLNLFNLTGLVDGAETANLAFESPVWLWLIVFWPLFWWLSSRFTANNDLSDIAARRQLQVRHALIHKVQHIKPIKQITVFSFRAIIFNLLRGLAISLIAIALAQPIQKLPTPSEPDSKTVRDIVFVVESSASFLLPDYAMNGQQETRMNVVKQVLDDFIAKLEGNRFSLAIYADSAYTLLPLTSDQTLARLTLKRLQPYLAGRTDTAMGEALGLALKQADQSTGVTKASTDTLKRVLVLISDGLSQPSKIELTEAVNYAQLLQVPIYTIGVGASSEQADKRVYTGLLYQPLESESLQSIAQQTGGQYYQVGSGAEISAVLEQINQAEGVPYIQPPSPPQKQDLSPYPLIAGLVILGIYWLLSLIWTGVVLRKPKQGNDEEAA; the protein is encoded by the coding sequence ATGGACGCTTGGCTATTAAATCTATTTAACTTAACAGGCCTGGTAGACGGCGCTGAAACAGCAAACTTGGCGTTTGAATCGCCTGTTTGGTTGTGGTTAATTGTTTTTTGGCCACTATTTTGGTGGTTAAGCAGTCGTTTTACCGCTAATAATGATTTAAGCGATATCGCGGCTCGTCGTCAGCTACAAGTAAGACACGCCTTAATTCATAAGGTACAGCATATAAAACCGATTAAACAGATTACGGTTTTCTCCTTTAGGGCGATTATTTTTAACCTGTTAAGAGGTTTGGCCATTAGTTTGATTGCCATCGCCCTCGCTCAGCCCATTCAAAAATTACCTACGCCTTCTGAACCCGATAGCAAAACGGTGCGTGACATCGTATTTGTAGTGGAAAGTTCAGCCTCGTTTTTATTGCCCGATTACGCGATGAACGGCCAGCAAGAAACGCGTATGAATGTGGTGAAACAGGTTTTAGATGACTTTATTGCCAAGTTGGAGGGTAATCGTTTTAGTTTAGCGATTTATGCAGATAGTGCCTATACCCTATTGCCTTTGACCTCTGACCAAACTTTGGCACGCTTAACTTTAAAACGGCTACAACCGTATTTAGCAGGGCGAACCGATACCGCAATGGGTGAAGCATTAGGTTTAGCACTTAAACAGGCCGATCAATCCACAGGCGTGACAAAAGCCAGCACCGATACCTTAAAGCGTGTTTTAGTGCTGATTAGCGATGGTTTAAGTCAGCCAAGTAAGATTGAGCTGACCGAAGCGGTGAATTATGCACAGCTTTTACAAGTACCTATTTATACGATTGGGGTAGGAGCGAGTAGTGAACAAGCCGACAAGCGTGTTTATACAGGTTTGCTTTATCAGCCATTAGAGTCCGAATCACTGCAAAGTATCGCTCAACAAACAGGTGGGCAGTATTATCAGGTGGGTAGTGGTGCTGAAATTTCTGCTGTGCTAGAACAAATTAATCAAGCCGAAGGGGTGCCTTATATTCAGCCTCCAAGCCCACCGCAAAAACAAGATTTATCGCCTTATCCGTTAATAGCAGGCCTGGTTATTTTAGGTATTTATTGGTTATTAAGTCTGATTTGGACGGGTGTGGTTCTCAGAAAGCCCAAACAAGGTAATGATGAGGAGGCAGCATGA